The following are encoded in a window of Fusobacterium sp. genomic DNA:
- the brnQ gene encoding branched-chain amino acid transport system II carrier protein yields MNKIILKIGVIHIYKKKDIILTGFALFAMLFGAGNLIFPPMVGYVVGDKWMSAMAGFFITGIGFPLLAILSSVLAGKELDDFADKVSPLFSKIFNIILILAIGPFLAIPRTGATAFELMLLPHISNENLYKYGFLACYFIIVFLFSIKANAVIERIGKILTPILLIILAVIIIKGIFFPIGELSVKNVNNTFRYGFYNGYQTMDTLAAIIFSSIILKAIRNGRNLTEKQEMKFLSNSSMIAVCGLSVVYGGLLYIGATSYGVLHSRGTTQLLTDIVNKLLGKGGNLALGICVAGACLTTAIGLTATVGDYFSNSLKISYGKIVTATVLLSYIFAGFGVDTIVKISSPILTFLYPIAIVLILLNCFKKYISSNEIYLGAVIGAGIVGFFEMTQTLGLNLQFLNKVYVKLPLQTFGLAWIMPSLIFAAVFSIIFKKK; encoded by the coding sequence ATGAATAAGATAATTTTAAAGATTGGAGTGATTCATATTTATAAGAAAAAAGATATTATATTGACAGGATTTGCTTTATTTGCAATGTTATTTGGAGCAGGAAATCTAATATTTCCTCCTATGGTAGGATATGTAGTAGGAGATAAATGGATGTCAGCTATGGCAGGATTTTTTATAACTGGAATAGGATTTCCTCTTCTTGCTATATTGTCATCAGTGCTAGCTGGAAAAGAATTAGATGATTTTGCTGATAAAGTATCACCTCTATTTAGTAAAATATTTAATATTATTTTAATTTTAGCTATTGGGCCTTTTCTTGCTATACCTAGAACAGGGGCTACAGCTTTTGAATTAATGCTTCTTCCTCATATAAGCAATGAAAATCTATATAAGTATGGATTTTTAGCTTGTTATTTTATAATTGTATTTTTATTTTCTATAAAAGCTAATGCAGTAATAGAAAGAATTGGAAAAATTCTTACTCCAATATTATTAATAATATTGGCAGTTATAATTATAAAAGGAATATTTTTTCCAATAGGAGAACTATCAGTTAAAAATGTTAATAATACATTTAGATATGGATTTTATAATGGATATCAAACAATGGATACTCTTGCAGCTATAATATTTTCAAGTATAATTTTGAAAGCTATTAGAAATGGCAGAAATCTTACTGAAAAACAGGAGATGAAATTTTTAAGTAATTCAAGTATGATAGCCGTTTGTGGACTCTCAGTTGTATATGGAGGACTTTTGTATATAGGGGCTACCTCCTATGGAGTATTACATAGTAGAGGAACAACTCAGCTTCTTACAGATATAGTAAATAAATTATTAGGAAAGGGAGGGAATTTAGCTTTAGGAATATGTGTAGCAGGGGCTTGTTTGACAACAGCAATAGGGCTTACAGCTACAGTGGGAGATTACTTTAGTAACTCTTTAAAGATTTCATATGGGAAGATAGTTACTGCGACAGTCTTATTGAGCTATATTTTTGCTGGATTTGGAGTGGATACAATAGTGAAAATATCATCTCCGATACTTACATTTCTTTATCCAATAGCAATAGTTTTGATATTACTTAATTGCTTCAAAAAATATATTTCATCAAATGAAATTTATCTTGGTGCTGTAATAGGAGCAGGAATAGTAGGTTTTTTTGAAATGACTCAAACTCTTGGATTAAATCTTCAATTCTTGAATAAAGTATATGTAAAGTTACCATTACAAACTTTTGGACTTGCATGGATAATGCCAAGTTTAATATTTGCTGCTGTTTTTAGTATTATCTTTAAAAAGAAGTAA